The Psychrobacter arenosus region GCAAAGGCTTCGTTGATTTCCCAAAGGTCGATATCTGAGGCTTGTAGACCTGCTTTGTCGAGTACTTTTTGTACTGCAGGAGTAGGACCGGTCAACATGATAGTCGGCTCAGAACCCGTTACCGCTGCCATAGTAATCTTAGCGCGTGGTTTCAGACCCGCTTTCTCACCAGCGGCTTTATTACCGATTAGACATAGCGCTGCACCATCAACGATACCTGAAGAGTTACCCGCATGGTGCACGTGATCGACTTGTTCAATAGTAGTGTATTTGTCTAAGATAACGCTATCAAAGCCCATTTTACCTGGCATAACAAACGATGGATTCAGACCCGCTAGCTTTTCAACGCTAGTGCCTGGACGGATAGTTTCATCTTTGTCTAAGATGGTCATACCGTTCATATCTGTTACCGGTACGACCGAGTTGCTGAAGTAGCCATTTTCCCAAGCAGCCGCCGCACGGCGATGTGACTCGCTAGCGTAAGCATCCACATCTTCACGGCTAAAGCCTTCTAGCGTAGCAGAAGTATCAGCGCCAACGCCTTGTGGGACAAAGTCAGTCGCAGTATTAACGCGAGGGTCCATGTACCAAGCACCGCCATCAGAGCCCATAGGCACACGGCTCATAGACTCAACACCACCGGCGACGACCATATCTTCCATACCCGACATGACTTTACTGGCAGCTAGGTTGATAGACTCTAGACCTGAAGCACAAAAACGTGACAAGGTAAGACCGGCAACGCTCTCGTCCCAACCGGCATCGATTACCGCAACACGAGCGATGTCTGAACCCTGCTCGCCCACAGGCGTTACACAACCTAGGACTACGTCGTCGACCAAGCTAGTGTCTAAGTTATTGCGCTTTTGCAATT contains the following coding sequences:
- a CDS encoding acetyl-CoA C-acetyltransferase, with translation MTETAYIYDAIRTPRGKGKKDGALHQVTPMWLVRGLLTELQKRNNLDTSLVDDVVLGCVTPVGEQGSDIARVAVIDAGWDESVAGLTLSRFCASGLESINLAASKVMSGMEDMVVAGGVESMSRVPMGSDGGAWYMDPRVNTATDFVPQGVGADTSATLEGFSREDVDAYASESHRRAAAAWENGYFSNSVVPVTDMNGMTILDKDETIRPGTSVEKLAGLNPSFVMPGKMGFDSVILDKYTTIEQVDHVHHAGNSSGIVDGAALCLIGNKAAGEKAGLKPRAKITMAAVTGSEPTIMLTGPTPAVQKVLDKAGLQASDIDLWEINEAFAAVPMKTAKDFGVSMDIVNVNGGSIAMGHPLGATGAMLLNTLLDELERRDLKTGLITLCVGAGMGIATIIERV